In a genomic window of Scomber japonicus isolate fScoJap1 chromosome 17, fScoJap1.pri, whole genome shotgun sequence:
- the slc2a12 gene encoding solute carrier family 2, facilitated glucose transporter member 12, giving the protein MMDTHSETKKMSSYFPSNPSYDGTQMSSCQAPRKGPGCSWLVVVAAVAASLSGLMLGYEMGLTSGVLLQLRGLLSLSCREQELLVSSHLFGALLICLVGGPILDRYGRRCSLLLSATLVIGGTIVLMAITSLVALTLGRVIVGMGTALSGTAACLYIAEISPRERRGLLVTLYELMLVVGVMMGFSCSYAFAALPHGWTYTFGLVIPPALLQISALLFLPPSPRFLVAQGKVEQARTVLVRMRGGITEHVEVELRDIQSGLKEESEHSFLELFSSKANLRSRLLTGMALVFLQQATGQPNILSYASPLLRSVGFNSDAAATLASTGFGVVKVLGTIPAVLLVDRMGPKSFLCVGAVAMGISLAALGTLTLQSHTHLTSLCKSQTILNHTHMQWDSNRTSIDFENSDMFSTSLPSHWKNEEAQRTNQEDDGIGESGGGQTPVEVSSSLKWASLISLLVYVAAFSISLGPMVYVVISEIFPMGVRGRAVSVVSAVNWATNLLISMTFLTITEKIGVANVMFLYTAMSFILLVFVILCVPDTKGRTLEEISKELAKKKHFKLRLCKQVQPQENLISRTSTEIPGKI; this is encoded by the exons ATGATGGACACCCACAGTGAGACCAAGAAGATGAGCTCTTACTTCCCCAGCAATCCCTCCTATGATGGGACCCAGATGAGTAGCTGCCAGGCCCCACGCAAAGGCCCAG GCTGCAGCTGGCTCGTAGTGGTAGCAGCTGTAGCTGCCTCCCTGAGTGGCCTGATGCTGGGCTATGAAATGGGCCTGACCTCTGGGGTGTTGCTGCAGCTGCGGGGCCTCCTGTCCCTGTCATGCCGGGAACAAGAACTGCTGGTCAGCTCCCACCTGTTTGGCGCCCTCCTCATCTGTCTGGTTGGCGGTCCCATCCTGGATCGCTACGGCCGCCGCTGCTCTTTGCTCCTGAGTGCCACCCTTGTAATTGGAGGCACCATAGTTCTTATGGCCATCACCTCACTTGTTGCACTCACACTGGGCCGTGTAATAGTTGGCATGGGAACAGCGCTTTCAGGGACAGCAGCGTGTCTGTACATTGCAGAGATCTCACCGAGGGAGAGAAGGGGACTGCTGGTGACCCTGTACGAGCTGATGTTGGTTGTGGGTGTAATGATGGGATTCAGCTGTAGTTACGCCTTTGCTGCTCTCCCCCATGGCTGGACGTACACATTTGGATTAGTAATCCCCCCTGCACTTCTGCAGATCAGTGCGCTCTTGTTCCTTCCGCCCAGCCCACGCTTCTTGGTGGCACAGGGTAAAGTGGAGCAGGCAAGGACAGTCCTGGTTAGAATGAGGGGTGGGATAACAGAGCATGTGGAGGTAGAACTTAGGGACATCCAGTCTGGACTTAAAGAGGAATCAGAGCATAGTTTCTTGGAGTTGTTCAGTTCTAAGGCCAATCTGCGTTCACGGCTTCTAACAGGCATGGCTTTAGTGTTTCTCCAGCAGGCCACAGGTCAGCCCAACATCCTGTCCTACGCTTCACCACTTCTCCGCAGTGTAGGCTTCAACAGTGATGCCGCAGCAACCTTGGCCTCCACAGGGTTTGGAGTGGTCAAAGTGTTGGGCACTATCCCAGCCGTGTTGCTGGTCGACCGCATGGGACCTAAGAgctttttgtgtgtgggtgCTGTCGCAATGGGAATATCGCTAGCTGCACTCGGTACATTGACACTGCAAAGCCACACTCACCTCACTAGCCTCTGTAAAAGCCAGACAAtcctcaaccacacacacatgcagtgggATTCAAACAGAACCTCTATAGACTTTGAAAACAGCGACATGTTTTCTACTAGCCTCCCAAGCCACTGGAAAAATGAGGAAGCACAAAGGACTAATCAAGAGGATGATGGGATTGGAGAGTCAGGAGGAGGACAGACTCCTGTAGAAGTGTCTTCGTCACTTAAGTGGGCATCACTGATCAGCTTGTTGGTGTATGTGGCAGCTTTCTCCATTAGCCTCGGGCCAA TGGTCTATGTGGTAATCAGTGAAATCTTTCCAATGGGAGTCAGAGGAAGGGCTGTGTCTGTGGTGTCAGCTGTAAACTGGGCTACAAACCTGCTTATCTCAATGACTTTCCTTACAATAAcag aaAAAATCGGTGTTGCCAATGTGATGTTCCTGTACACTGCCATGAGCTTCATTCTACTGGTGTTTGTCATCCTCTGTGTCCCTGACACTAAAGGACGCACGCTGGAGGAAATATCCAAAGAGCTGGCGAAGAA GAAGCATTTCAAGTTGAGGCTCTGTAAGCAGGTCCAGCCTCAGGAGAACCTAATCAGTCGCACGTCCACAGAGATCCCGGGAAAGATCTGA
- the sgk1 gene encoding serine/threonine-protein kinase Sgk1 isoform X3 gives MTIKTETEKPVLTYSKSRGLVALVTAFMKQRRMGLNDFIQRLATNSYACKHPEVQSILNLSPPQDAELMNSNPSPPPSPSQQINLGPSSNPSAKPSDFHFLKVIGKGSFGKVLLARHRADDEFYAVKVLQKKAILKKKEEKHIMSERNVLLKNVKHPFLVGLHYSFQTADKLYFILDYINGGELFYHLQRERCFLEPRARFYAAEIASALGYLHSLNIVYRDLKPENILLDSQGHIILTDFGLCKENIEPNGTTSTFCGTPEYLAPEVLHKQPYDRTVDWWCLGAVLYEMLYGLPPFYSRNTAEMYDNILNKPLQLKPNISNAARHLLEGLLQKDRTKRLGCTEDFIEIKNHIFFSPINWDDLNAKKITPPFNPNVTGPNDLRHFDPEFTDEPVPSSIGCSPDSALVTASIKEAAEAFVGFSYAPSMDSYL, from the exons ATGACgataaagacagaaacagagaagcCTGTCCTGACTTACTCGAAATCTAGAGGGCTAGTGGCATTAGTCACCG CTTTCATGAAACAGAGGAGGATGGGTCTGAACGACTTCATTCAGAGGCTTGCCACAAACTCCTACGCCTGCAAGCA TCCTGAGGTTCAGTCTATTCTGAACCTGAGTCCTCCCCAGGATGCTGAGCTCATGAACTCTAATCCCTCTCCTCCT CCCAGCCCATCCCAACAGATCAACCTCGGTCCATCCTCTAACCCTTCAGCCAAACCCAGTGACTTCCACTTCCTCAAAGTGATCGGCAAGGGCAGCTTTGGCAAGGTCCTGCTTGCACGCCACCGTGCAGATGACGAGTTTTACGCTGTCAAAGTCTTACAGAAAAAGGCCATCCTCAAGAAGAAGGAG GAGAAACACATCATGTCAGAGAGGAATGTGCTACTAAAAAATGTCAAGCACCCGTTCTTGGTGGGCCTACACTACTCTTTTCAAACAGCGGACAAACTCTATTTCATCTTGGACTACATCAATGGAGGAGAG tTGTTCTACCATCTACAAAGGGAGCGCTGCTTCCTTGAGCCCAGAGCCAGGTTCTATGCAGCAGAGATTGCCAGCGCACTGGGCTACCTCCACTCCCTCAACATTGTCTACAGAGACCTGAAGCCAGAGAACATCCTGCTGGATTCCCAGGGACATATTATTCTCACAGATTTCGGCCTGTGCAAGGAGAATATTGAACCCAATGGGACCACGTCGACCTTCTGCGGTACACCAGAG TATTTAGCTCCTGAGGTGCTACACAAGCAGCCCTATGACAGGACAGTAGACTGGTGGTGTTTAGGAGCTGTTCTCTATGAGATGCTCTATGGCCTG CCTCCATTCTACAGCCGTAACACAGCTGAGATGTACGACAACATCCTGAACAAACCGCTACAGCTGAAACCCAACATTTCCAACGCAGCCAGACACCTGCTGGAAGGCCTGCTGCAGAAAGACAGAACCAAGAGGCTGGGCTGCACAGAGGACTTT ATTGAAATTAAGAACCACATATTCTTCTCCCCCATCAACTGGGATGACCTCAACGCCAAGAAGATCACCCCTCCTTTCAACCCCAATGTG acgGGACCCAATGACCTGCGGCACTTTGATCCAGAGTTCACAGATGAACCGGTGCCCAGCTCCATCGGCTGTTCCCCTGACAGCGCGCTCGTCACAGCCAGCATCAAAGAGGCTGCTGAGGCCTTCGTGGGCTTTTCCTACGCCCCTTCTATGGACTCCTACCTATAG
- the sgk1 gene encoding serine/threonine-protein kinase Sgk1 isoform X4 — MKDKTTALTSFMKQRRMGLNDFIQRLATNSYACKHPEVQSILNLSPPQDAELMNSNPSPPPSPSQQINLGPSSNPSAKPSDFHFLKVIGKGSFGKVLLARHRADDEFYAVKVLQKKAILKKKEEKHIMSERNVLLKNVKHPFLVGLHYSFQTADKLYFILDYINGGELFYHLQRERCFLEPRARFYAAEIASALGYLHSLNIVYRDLKPENILLDSQGHIILTDFGLCKENIEPNGTTSTFCGTPEYLAPEVLHKQPYDRTVDWWCLGAVLYEMLYGLPPFYSRNTAEMYDNILNKPLQLKPNISNAARHLLEGLLQKDRTKRLGCTEDFIEIKNHIFFSPINWDDLNAKKITPPFNPNVTGPNDLRHFDPEFTDEPVPSSIGCSPDSALVTASIKEAAEAFVGFSYAPSMDSYL, encoded by the exons ATGAAAGACAAAACGACAGCTTTGACAT CTTTCATGAAACAGAGGAGGATGGGTCTGAACGACTTCATTCAGAGGCTTGCCACAAACTCCTACGCCTGCAAGCA TCCTGAGGTTCAGTCTATTCTGAACCTGAGTCCTCCCCAGGATGCTGAGCTCATGAACTCTAATCCCTCTCCTCCT CCCAGCCCATCCCAACAGATCAACCTCGGTCCATCCTCTAACCCTTCAGCCAAACCCAGTGACTTCCACTTCCTCAAAGTGATCGGCAAGGGCAGCTTTGGCAAGGTCCTGCTTGCACGCCACCGTGCAGATGACGAGTTTTACGCTGTCAAAGTCTTACAGAAAAAGGCCATCCTCAAGAAGAAGGAG GAGAAACACATCATGTCAGAGAGGAATGTGCTACTAAAAAATGTCAAGCACCCGTTCTTGGTGGGCCTACACTACTCTTTTCAAACAGCGGACAAACTCTATTTCATCTTGGACTACATCAATGGAGGAGAG tTGTTCTACCATCTACAAAGGGAGCGCTGCTTCCTTGAGCCCAGAGCCAGGTTCTATGCAGCAGAGATTGCCAGCGCACTGGGCTACCTCCACTCCCTCAACATTGTCTACAGAGACCTGAAGCCAGAGAACATCCTGCTGGATTCCCAGGGACATATTATTCTCACAGATTTCGGCCTGTGCAAGGAGAATATTGAACCCAATGGGACCACGTCGACCTTCTGCGGTACACCAGAG TATTTAGCTCCTGAGGTGCTACACAAGCAGCCCTATGACAGGACAGTAGACTGGTGGTGTTTAGGAGCTGTTCTCTATGAGATGCTCTATGGCCTG CCTCCATTCTACAGCCGTAACACAGCTGAGATGTACGACAACATCCTGAACAAACCGCTACAGCTGAAACCCAACATTTCCAACGCAGCCAGACACCTGCTGGAAGGCCTGCTGCAGAAAGACAGAACCAAGAGGCTGGGCTGCACAGAGGACTTT ATTGAAATTAAGAACCACATATTCTTCTCCCCCATCAACTGGGATGACCTCAACGCCAAGAAGATCACCCCTCCTTTCAACCCCAATGTG acgGGACCCAATGACCTGCGGCACTTTGATCCAGAGTTCACAGATGAACCGGTGCCCAGCTCCATCGGCTGTTCCCCTGACAGCGCGCTCGTCACAGCCAGCATCAAAGAGGCTGCTGAGGCCTTCGTGGGCTTTTCCTACGCCCCTTCTATGGACTCCTACCTATAG
- the tbpl1 gene encoding TATA box-binding protein-like 1, giving the protein MDSSNDEALDIIVTNVVATFRTRCHLNLRTIALEGVNVIYKPEVGKVLMKLRKPKITASIWSSGKIICTGATSEDEAKLGARRLARCLQKLGFKVRFSAFKVVNVLAVCSMPFAIRLIDFTKNNRPIASYEPELHPAATYRIKNLKATIQVFSTGSLTVTGPNVQNVATAVEQVYPLLFECQKPKCK; this is encoded by the exons ATGGATTCCAGCAATGACGAGGCACTTGATATCATTGTCACCAATGTGGTGGCAACCTTCAGGACAAGGTGCCACCTCAACCTGCGCACCATTGCCTTAGAGGGTGTCAATGTCATCTATAAGCCAGAAGTAGGG aaGGTCCTTATGAAGCTTCGAAAGCCCAAGATAACGGCCTCAATCTGGTCCTCAGGGAAAATTATCTGCACAGGAGCAACAAG CGAGGATGAAGCAAAGCTGGGTGCTCGCAGGTTAGCACGCTGTCTTCAAAAACTAGGCTTCAAG GTGAGGTTTTCAGCCTTCAAGGTCGTGAATGTGCTGGCAGTGTGCTCCATGCCATTTGCAATCCGCCTCATAGACTTTACTAAGAACAACCGACCTATTGCCAG ttatGAACCAGAGCTCCATCCTGCTGCCACGTACAGGATCAAAAATCTCAAGGCTACTATACAGGTGTTCTCTACTGGCAGCCTCACAGTCACAG GACCAAATGTGCAGAATGTGGCCACAGCTGTGGAGCAGGTTTACCCACTACTGTTCGAGTGTCAGAAGCCCAAATGCAAATGA